DNA from Ziziphus jujuba cultivar Dongzao chromosome 2, ASM3175591v1:
ACCCACTAAAGTGATAAATTACCCATCTGAATTTCTAGATGCTACCAAGTCCTTTTTTGGTATTTCTCCTTTCATGTTTGTTTCATGTTTATCTATTTATGAAAACGATTACTTGCATGCGAAATTCTTCAGACTTATTCCCAACGGTGAAAGAAGTGGCATAACATACCTGACACCATCAATCACTGCATCCCAACAGAAGTGAGTATGACCAAACACGTGACATGCGGACCCACTCCCATCAACCCCATGGATTGATCTTATGCGAAACTCGAGCGACTCAGATCCAATAATTTTTGGGAGTTTTGGGTAGAAAAGCATCCTTTTCTCTGGACATAGCTCTTGCCTGATTATAATAAATGCAACAAAGTATGAACATATTCAttgaacataaaaaaataataattaaaaaaagaaaagaaaaagaaaactaatcaTGAAACTCATTATTcagggaaaaatgaaaaatcagaaGTCATGGCTAGGAAATCTTGTACTCTTTACAAACAGCAACAATATTATACCATTTGCTCAATCTATTATCCTTGTCTGACTGTACCCAATAACGGAAAATTACGTAAGTACTTCAAAAATGTAACTCCAGGACACAAAATAATATGATTGCGCCGTTAGTAGAAACAACTTTCCATGGAAGATTaatgaatatcaaaatttagaCCCTAACCACTTGTTTTCACATACAATTTGAATGCAGATTTGTATTGACGTGTCTAAAACAAGAAAAGCTCAAAACTCACCCAATaatgaaatagaaaataatgttaTGGTGATGATAATATCAATTGTCAGAATTAAGCAAAttgaaataatagtaataataataataataataatagtaacaaacaAACACCCAGACATTGGAGAAATATTGCCTACCTGGGAACAAAGTGAGAAAATGTTATTATCTGCGAGCATACCTTCTTGATCTGCTTGATTACATCAGAATGCATATCATTCAGTGAATCAAAGTATAAAGCAAGCGAGTCATCAGCATTTGACAGCTCTCCAGGCCACTTGCATGCATTAAAGTCCTTACATGCCTATATATAGAATTATGGAATCAACATTATGTGCATAAGCATATcttaaaattagttttctttACTCAACAGAGCGTcaaaaataattgcaaaaatGTTCAACTTAAGGACAAATAACACATAAGAAATTGTTCAGGATTAAAGTGAATGCATCTCCGTGCACACAGGGAAATAAATGGCAGAAGAAAACCTATAATTACCACTCAAAAAGCAGAAGGAGAGTGAATCACCATCTCCAAAGATGGAATGCGGATGTTGGGGATATCCATCTCCCTGTCGAAGCTCTGGAAAATACAACAAGTCCAAtcacaaaataatggaaaattatGCCTTTGATCAAGCAACCAATAATCGAGGAGCTGAATAGTAGACAATAAGCTCATAACAAATACAATAGATCAATCACCTCATGGTACCAAGAAAGTAAAGGAATGATTCCCAGGTCATCTATAATCATTGGATTGCTCACAACTCCTAGTGTTCTACATGCATCGAGCAAACAATTCAGCTTCTGAAGGGAATCCGGCTGAAAGACAAAATCACATTCTGTTCAAAATGATAGTTTTCCATGATCAGGAAGAAATGTCATAGTACCTTAGTAATAACATCGAACAAACaagttatgtatatatatatata
Protein-coding regions in this window:
- the LOC107419593 gene encoding uncharacterized protein LOC107419593 isoform X5, with the translated sequence MVVSFIPSCFNLSQPPCHSKHISRHIASNIRRPCIRRPQILSSAHEDAVGLRVFVLSDLHTDYAENMKWVKSLSADRYKNDVLLVAGDVAETYNNFLLTMSLLKDRFEHVFYVPGNHDLWYRRDGEDNPDSLQKLNCLLDACRTLGVVSNPMIIDDLGIIPLLSWYHESFDREMDIPNIRIPSLEMACKDFNACKWPGELSNADDSLALYFDSLNDMHSDVIKQIKKVCSQIITFSHFVPRQELCPEKRMLFYPKLPKIIGSESLEFRIRSIHGVDGSGSACHVFGHTHFCWDAVIDGVSFTTEPLERLLLHVFSCTSGSNTKQFLKSSGNPDMCKHH
- the LOC107419593 gene encoding uncharacterized protein LOC107419593 isoform X6, with amino-acid sequence MVVSFIPSCFNLSQPPCHSKHISRHIASNIRRPCIRRPQILSSAHEDAVGLRVFVLSDLHTDYAENMKWVKSLSADRYKNDVLLVAGDVAETYNNFLLTMSLLKDRFEHVFYVPGNHDLWYRRDGEDNPDSLQKLNCLLDACRTLGVVSNPMIIDDLGIIPLLSWYHESFDREMDIPNIRIPSLEMACKDFNACKWPGELSNADDSLALYFDSLNDMHSDVIKQIKKVCSQIITFSHFVPRQELCPEKRMLFYPKLPKIIGSESLEFRIRSIHGVDGSGSACHVFGHTHFCWDAVIDGVSTLQLYWP